Proteins encoded by one window of Candidatus Hydrogenedentota bacterium:
- a CDS encoding archaeosortase/exosortase family protein has protein sequence MLFVLIFLVSTFALLTLNRAAINSSFMNWYLFHVASHTASVLNIIGEHGRVEDPDLYKDRAASVRASIEEWKGVKPKPGDVPESAANEKPLTAYEVWVYRALRLRNDYKRELEQLALTDPLPRPEIRSIDDQLRHVAVLLDRVEQAMRRASRSGPIQVTTPDITATVNAAREELRLLESSDASIPGRQEALDALEKRVEAARVAQRAFIEGRARKTSVQISDRTGPTVDFLMKRGLDSDLADKQKQLDAIQLDVSLTPEQRAERAKPIRAEIEQLNAKRSQAPDEKSNKDIRFRFNVVPDCGALSSMAIFLAAMLAFPTHMWKRLVGLLIGIPILYAVNIVRLSCLAVIGAYTDAGELFTFAHEYVWQGIYILFVVTVWLLWVEFLVKPRKKKIEA, from the coding sequence GTGCTATTCGTTCTCATCTTCCTTGTCAGCACATTTGCGCTTCTCACGCTCAACCGCGCCGCCATCAATTCCTCCTTCATGAATTGGTACCTCTTCCACGTCGCAAGCCACACGGCATCTGTGCTCAATATCATTGGCGAGCACGGCAGGGTGGAAGATCCCGACCTATACAAAGATCGCGCGGCTTCCGTGCGCGCCTCCATCGAGGAATGGAAGGGCGTCAAACCCAAGCCCGGCGACGTACCGGAGAGTGCGGCCAATGAAAAGCCGCTAACGGCCTACGAGGTATGGGTGTACCGCGCGCTGCGCCTTCGCAATGATTACAAGCGCGAACTGGAGCAACTCGCGCTCACGGATCCGTTGCCCCGCCCAGAGATTCGCTCCATCGACGATCAGTTGCGGCACGTTGCCGTCTTGCTCGACCGCGTGGAACAAGCTATGCGGCGCGCTTCGCGTTCTGGTCCTATCCAAGTGACCACGCCCGATATCACGGCAACCGTCAACGCCGCCCGTGAAGAGCTTCGCCTGCTCGAATCCTCCGACGCATCGATACCTGGCCGCCAGGAAGCACTCGACGCACTTGAGAAACGCGTCGAGGCCGCCCGAGTAGCACAACGAGCCTTCATCGAAGGTCGCGCCCGCAAGACCAGCGTTCAAATCAGCGATCGGACCGGCCCCACCGTGGACTTTTTGATGAAACGCGGCCTTGACTCGGATCTGGCCGACAAGCAGAAACAGCTTGATGCCATCCAGTTGGACGTGTCGCTCACGCCCGAGCAGCGCGCGGAAAGAGCCAAGCCGATCCGGGCGGAAATCGAACAACTAAACGCCAAGCGGTCGCAAGCGCCCGACGAAAAGTCCAACAAAGACATCCGATTCCGGTTCAACGTCGTGCCCGATTGCGGCGCATTGTCCTCCATGGCCATCTTCCTCGCCGCGATGCTTGCGTTCCCCACCCACATGTGGAAACGTCTCGTCGGTCTGCTTATCGGGATCCCTATACTCTATGCGGTCAACATCGTTCGCCTGAGTTGCCTCGCCGTGATTGGGGCGTATACCGATGCAGGAGAGTTGTTCACGTTCGCCCACGAATACGTGTGGCAAGGCATTTATATTCTGTTTGTGGTTACCGTCTGGCTGCTCTGGGTCGAATTCCTGGTCAAACCCAGAAAGAAGAAGATTGAAGCGTAG
- the infC gene encoding translation initiation factor IF-3, whose translation MRVNEGITARQVRVIDEAGNQLGIMSPQDALRDAFERGLDLVEVAPNAVPSVCRIMDYGKYKYQQSKRMKESRKHQHVVIVKEVKYRPKIDDHDFDYKTNHVREFLTEGNKVKVTVTFRGREMAHPEFGQEILARVLEATKDLSADQIDPKTVRLEGRSMIIVLSPSR comes from the coding sequence GTGCGAGTGAACGAGGGCATCACCGCACGCCAAGTACGCGTTATTGACGAGGCTGGAAATCAACTGGGAATCATGTCGCCGCAGGACGCGTTGCGAGACGCGTTTGAGCGCGGGCTGGACTTGGTAGAAGTGGCGCCGAACGCGGTGCCGAGTGTTTGCCGAATCATGGATTACGGCAAATACAAGTATCAGCAGAGCAAGCGCATGAAGGAGTCCCGGAAACACCAGCACGTCGTAATCGTCAAGGAAGTCAAGTACCGGCCCAAAATTGATGACCATGACTTCGACTACAAGACCAACCACGTGCGGGAGTTCCTCACGGAGGGGAACAAGGTCAAGGTCACGGTGACGTTCCGAGGGCGTGAAATGGCACATCCGGAATTTGGCCAGGAGATTCTGGCGCGGGTGCTTGAAGCGACCAAGGATCTGAGCGCTGACCAGATTGATCCGAAGACGGTCCGCCTGGAAGGCCGGAGCATGATCATAGTTCTTTCGCCGTCGCGCTAG
- the rpmI gene encoding 50S ribosomal protein L35: MPKIKTNKSAAKRFKRTSTGKFKRFKAFARHLLTPKSQKRKRSLRNAVVVSEADAPRLKKMMPYS, translated from the coding sequence ATGCCGAAGATCAAGACCAACAAATCCGCCGCGAAGCGGTTCAAACGGACGAGCACGGGCAAGTTCAAGCGGTTTAAGGCGTTTGCGCGCCATTTGCTGACGCCGAAGAGCCAGAAGCGGAAACGCAGCTTGCGCAACGCGGTTGTGGTGAGCGAGGCGGATGCGCCGCGTCTCAAGAAGATGATGCCGTACAGCTAA
- the rplT gene encoding 50S ribosomal protein L20, with protein sequence MPRSTGRPASRDRRKKVLKLASGYRGSHHRLIKTAKQSVDHAGVYAYRDRKARKRDFRKLWIARINAATRAAGISYSRFMQGLRLANIDVNRKMLAEIAATDEDGFNRLLEVVKAKLQAAG encoded by the coding sequence ATGCCACGATCCACAGGAAGACCGGCGTCGCGCGATCGGCGCAAGAAAGTATTGAAACTTGCATCCGGTTACCGTGGTTCCCATCACCGGTTGATCAAGACGGCGAAGCAGTCGGTCGATCATGCGGGCGTTTACGCGTACCGCGATCGCAAAGCACGGAAGCGCGATTTCCGCAAGCTTTGGATTGCGCGCATCAACGCCGCAACGCGCGCGGCCGGTATCTCGTATAGCCGGTTTATGCAGGGTCTCCGTCTGGCGAACATCGACGTGAACCGCAAGATGCTTGCGGAAATCGCGGCGACGGATGAGGACGGATTCAACCGCCTGCTTGAGGTCGTCAAGGCCAAATTGCAAGCTGCGGGTTGA
- the hisA gene encoding 1-(5-phosphoribosyl)-5-[(5-phosphoribosylamino)methylideneamino]imidazole-4-carboxamide isomerase encodes MRIVPAVDIRGGLCVNLVQGDYGQETVFAEDPVAQARSWHELGGDIIHIVDLDGARSGAVCVLDAVRRMTAAGMRVEVGGGIRTMESIDALAEAGAERIILGTAAHRDPELLRVAARAYPGRIVVGIDARAGKVALSGWLETTETDAVSFGKQVEDAGASRIIYTDILSDGMMKGPNLEATQAVARAVGIPVTASGGMSSLDDVRRVKALEPDGVDEVIIGRALYLGVFTLPEAIAVAQEQP; translated from the coding sequence ATGCGCATTGTCCCCGCGGTGGATATCCGGGGCGGGCTGTGCGTGAACCTGGTCCAGGGCGATTACGGTCAAGAGACCGTATTCGCGGAGGATCCGGTAGCGCAAGCGCGTTCCTGGCACGAACTCGGCGGCGACATCATCCACATCGTAGACTTGGACGGCGCCCGTAGCGGCGCCGTCTGTGTTTTGGATGCCGTGCGTCGCATGACGGCGGCAGGGATGCGGGTGGAAGTCGGCGGCGGGATTCGCACGATGGAAAGCATTGACGCGCTTGCCGAAGCGGGCGCGGAACGCATCATTTTGGGCACGGCGGCGCACCGGGATCCCGAGTTGCTGCGCGTAGCCGCACGCGCTTATCCTGGGCGCATTGTAGTGGGCATCGACGCGCGGGCGGGCAAGGTCGCCTTGAGCGGTTGGCTGGAGACTACCGAGACGGATGCCGTGTCGTTCGGCAAGCAAGTCGAAGACGCAGGCGCTTCGCGTATTATCTATACCGACATTCTGAGTGATGGGATGATGAAGGGTCCGAACTTGGAAGCCACGCAGGCGGTGGCCCGGGCCGTAGGCATTCCCGTGACCGCGTCGGGCGGGATGTCGTCGTTGGACGATGTCCGGCGAGTGAAAGCGCTGGAACCCGACGGCGTGGACGAGGTGATTATCGGCAGGGCGCTCTACTTGGGGGTGTTTACGTTGCCGGAAGCGATTGCCGTGGCGCAGGAACAGCCGTGA
- a CDS encoding prephenate dehydrogenase/arogenate dehydrogenase family protein produces MTAHFNTAAIVGVGLLGGSLGLALKARRMADRVYGIGRRQESLDTALKLGAVDKTFLDLSEGIRGADLIVLCTPAALVAGQLDTIASLCDPSAVVTDVASTKAEICAHARATWRQPLRFVGSHPMAGSEKYGPEHATDRLYENCVTLVECANGHAADAHEVVCGLWKGVGARVVEIDPAVHDALVARSSHIPHIASSLVASLAGNLGDIRSTVGKGFRDVTRVAGGRPEIWRDICLTNREAISEGLAELAKRLDAVRAMIAESDGNSLDAFFAEAQLARKKALGE; encoded by the coding sequence GTGACAGCACACTTCAATACGGCCGCGATTGTCGGCGTAGGTCTGCTGGGCGGTTCGCTTGGGCTTGCGCTCAAGGCGCGCCGCATGGCGGACCGTGTTTATGGAATCGGGCGCAGGCAGGAATCGCTCGACACGGCGCTGAAACTTGGCGCGGTCGACAAGACCTTTCTGGATCTGAGCGAAGGCATTCGCGGGGCCGATTTGATTGTGTTGTGTACGCCGGCGGCGCTGGTCGCAGGGCAGTTGGATACCATCGCTTCGTTATGCGACCCTTCCGCCGTTGTGACGGATGTCGCGAGCACGAAGGCCGAGATCTGCGCGCATGCGCGCGCTACGTGGCGGCAACCGCTTCGTTTTGTTGGAAGCCACCCCATGGCGGGTTCGGAGAAATACGGACCGGAACACGCGACGGATCGGCTCTACGAGAATTGCGTGACGCTTGTCGAGTGCGCGAACGGCCACGCCGCCGATGCCCATGAGGTCGTGTGCGGATTGTGGAAGGGCGTGGGTGCGCGTGTGGTTGAAATCGATCCCGCGGTGCACGACGCGCTGGTGGCGCGATCCAGTCATATTCCGCATATTGCATCCTCGTTGGTGGCGTCGCTCGCGGGTAACCTCGGCGACATTCGCTCCACGGTAGGCAAAGGGTTTCGCGATGTGACGCGTGTGGCCGGGGGACGGCCCGAAATCTGGCGCGACATTTGTCTGACGAATCGCGAGGCGATATCGGAAGGACTTGCGGAGTTGGCCAAGCGGCTTGACGCCGTGCGCGCCATGATTGCGGAGAGCGACGGGAATTCATTGGACGCCTTCTTCGCGGAGGCGCAACTTGCACGCAAGAAGGCTTTGGGCGAATGA
- the tmk gene encoding dTMP kinase codes for MKRGCFITFEGVEGCGKSTQLALLKDYLESRGCSVDVTREPGGTPIAEAIRGVLLDPVHREMTSVTELLLYAAARAQHVAERIRPALDAGKVVLCDRFADSTTAYQGAGRALSPETIAALHRIATGGVWPDLTIVLDIDPEEGLKRAMARRGLDRIENESIEFHRRVREGFLALSRSEPERVVPIDGARGVDAVAADVRRLAEERIPLA; via the coding sequence ATGAAGCGGGGCTGCTTTATCACGTTCGAAGGCGTGGAAGGCTGCGGCAAATCGACCCAATTGGCGCTTCTTAAAGACTACCTGGAATCGCGCGGGTGTTCCGTGGACGTAACGCGAGAACCGGGGGGCACACCCATTGCAGAGGCCATTCGCGGCGTGTTGCTCGACCCTGTTCATCGCGAGATGACTTCCGTGACAGAGCTGCTGTTGTACGCTGCCGCACGGGCTCAACACGTCGCCGAGCGCATTCGGCCCGCGCTGGACGCAGGCAAGGTCGTGCTCTGCGATCGGTTTGCAGATTCAACGACGGCCTATCAAGGCGCAGGGCGCGCGTTGTCTCCGGAGACCATTGCAGCGTTGCACCGCATCGCGACAGGCGGAGTTTGGCCTGACTTGACCATCGTGCTGGACATCGATCCGGAGGAAGGTCTAAAACGCGCGATGGCACGGCGCGGCCTGGACCGGATTGAGAATGAGTCCATTGAGTTTCACCGGCGTGTTCGCGAAGGGTTCTTGGCCTTGTCGCGCTCCGAACCGGAACGTGTGGTGCCGATTGACGGCGCGCGCGGCGTAGATGCTGTAGCGGCGGACGTGCGCCGGCTGGCCGAAGAACGGATACCGCTCGCATGA
- the holB gene encoding DNA polymerase III subunit delta' yields the protein MSFNAIRDQEVAVRLLQNMVREKRIPNGLLFLGPGGVGKAMAATELAKAINCTAGGTEPCDECLSCRKIAHGNHPDIKIVTPATKNREILKKDIDEINELAALRPFESQWRIFIIRDADRMRREAQDHFLKTLEEPPGKSVFILISEYPRMLLPTIRSRCQSVRFRALRRETVADLLLKLRDLDANTADSIAGISEGEMSRALDLVDSDKRDIVLALAHKLADGDDPVVMAEEFAAFLESRRKEIESAVKAEMGIDDANELSRDDLERLKEQRVAQLNAVIKRDILELLHLLATWYRDAAVLGETHDREQVWNKDQLERLERESTASVGEKIRAIEQTRVYLDRYIPEERVFRDLFLTLAKA from the coding sequence ATGAGCTTCAACGCTATACGTGACCAAGAAGTGGCGGTTCGCCTGTTGCAGAACATGGTGCGCGAGAAGCGCATTCCGAATGGCTTGCTGTTCCTGGGTCCCGGAGGAGTTGGCAAGGCGATGGCGGCGACGGAACTTGCCAAGGCGATCAACTGTACGGCAGGCGGGACGGAACCCTGCGACGAGTGTCTTTCCTGCCGCAAGATTGCGCATGGAAACCATCCTGACATAAAGATTGTCACGCCCGCGACGAAGAACCGCGAAATCCTGAAGAAGGACATCGACGAGATCAACGAGTTGGCGGCGTTGCGGCCGTTTGAATCGCAGTGGCGCATTTTCATCATTCGCGATGCGGACCGCATGCGGCGCGAGGCACAAGACCACTTCCTGAAGACGCTGGAAGAACCGCCGGGCAAGTCGGTTTTCATACTGATAAGCGAGTACCCGCGCATGTTGTTGCCGACGATTCGATCGCGGTGCCAGTCTGTCCGATTTCGGGCGTTACGCCGCGAGACTGTGGCGGATCTGCTTTTGAAGCTGCGCGATTTGGACGCGAATACAGCGGATTCGATAGCGGGGATTTCGGAAGGCGAAATGTCGCGCGCATTGGATCTGGTGGACAGTGACAAACGGGACATCGTGCTGGCGCTGGCGCATAAGTTGGCAGATGGTGACGATCCGGTGGTAATGGCGGAAGAGTTCGCGGCGTTTCTCGAATCGCGACGCAAAGAGATAGAGTCCGCGGTGAAGGCGGAAATGGGGATTGACGACGCGAACGAACTTTCACGGGATGATTTGGAGCGGTTGAAGGAGCAACGGGTGGCCCAACTGAATGCGGTCATCAAACGTGATATACTCGAATTGTTGCACCTGCTGGCTACCTGGTATCGCGACGCGGCCGTACTCGGCGAGACGCATGATCGGGAGCAGGTGTGGAACAAGGATCAACTGGAACGCCTCGAACGGGAGTCCACGGCGTCGGTCGGAGAGAAGATCCGGGCCATCGAGCAGACGCGGGTGTACCTCGATCGCTACATTCCCGAAGAGCGCGTGTTCCGCGATTTGTTCCTTACGCTGGCGAAAGCATAG
- a CDS encoding stage 0 sporulation protein, translating into MQMVKIRLRKPTRVFTFLSEDIPLLRDENCIVRSDRGLEWGTCVLPPEECPEEAKSRLKMTVVRKVTHNDEGTYHQLLIDEARAKDICAQRIREHKLPMKLVDVEYTFDKHKVVFYFTSADRVDFRHLVRDLATDLKTRIELRHIQVRDEAKIIGGIGVCGRELCCSTWLQEFKPISMKMAKRQNLSLNPTKISGQCGRLLCCLSYENEMYKDAKRAEASAKSAPKEEEPIEADVFGHEGAFADSPYRPSDWKERLLAVADGDEEVITEEFEDDADVMVDEEDTNAVSGQRREQRPQQGGRPQGPRPQEGQAGEGGGQRRGRRRRRRKSSGGGGQENRPANPQN; encoded by the coding sequence ATGCAGATGGTGAAGATTCGATTGCGCAAGCCCACGCGCGTTTTTACGTTCTTGAGCGAAGATATTCCTTTGTTGCGAGATGAGAATTGCATCGTGCGCAGCGACCGCGGTCTCGAATGGGGAACGTGTGTGCTGCCGCCGGAGGAGTGTCCCGAAGAAGCGAAGAGCCGGCTCAAGATGACTGTTGTGCGGAAGGTGACCCACAACGACGAGGGCACGTATCACCAACTCCTTATCGATGAAGCGCGCGCGAAGGACATCTGCGCGCAGCGCATCAGAGAGCACAAGCTTCCCATGAAGCTGGTGGACGTGGAGTATACGTTCGACAAGCACAAGGTTGTGTTCTACTTCACGTCGGCGGATCGCGTTGATTTCCGGCATCTTGTACGCGACTTGGCGACGGATCTGAAGACGCGCATCGAGTTGCGCCACATTCAAGTGCGCGACGAAGCGAAGATTATCGGCGGGATCGGGGTCTGCGGGCGTGAGCTTTGTTGTTCAACGTGGCTGCAAGAGTTCAAACCGATCTCGATGAAGATGGCGAAACGGCAGAACCTGTCGTTGAATCCCACCAAGATCAGCGGGCAGTGCGGCCGATTGTTGTGCTGCCTGAGCTACGAAAACGAAATGTACAAAGACGCGAAGCGCGCAGAGGCATCGGCGAAATCGGCTCCGAAAGAAGAGGAGCCGATCGAGGCGGATGTGTTCGGGCACGAGGGCGCGTTCGCCGATTCGCCGTATCGTCCGTCCGACTGGAAAGAACGGCTGCTGGCAGTCGCCGATGGCGACGAGGAAGTCATCACCGAAGAGTTCGAGGACGATGCGGACGTGATGGTGGACGAAGAGGACACCAACGCAGTGTCGGGGCAACGCCGCGAGCAACGCCCGCAGCAGGGTGGCCGTCCGCAGGGTCCGCGTCCGCAGGAAGGGCAGGCGGGCGAGGGCGGCGGACAACGCCGTGGCAGGAGACGCCGCCGCAGGAAGAGTTCGGGTGGCGGTGGCCAGGAAAACCGGCCGGCGAATCCCCAGAACTAG
- a CDS encoding TatD family hydrolase codes for MKRPVDTHCHIQSEKFDEDREATISRALDALEWIVVIGDDLESSEAAVALTRDRVYAAVGVHPYHPEYVTEEGIAKLREMGSRSGVVAIGEIGLDYYKYNTAPREAQQNAFRAQLDLAVELNLPVVIHNRDAEDDMAATLDEYARQLPGGIMHCFSGDAAFAETCVAWGFHVSFAGNVTFPKAGSLREAALAVPMNRLLIETDSPYLAPQPVRGKRCEPAFVRYTAETLAALKGLTFEEFCEQTTRNASELFRVMPR; via the coding sequence ATGAAGCGGCCTGTTGATACGCACTGCCATATCCAGTCTGAAAAGTTCGACGAAGACCGCGAGGCTACTATTTCGCGCGCGCTGGATGCGCTTGAGTGGATTGTGGTCATCGGCGACGATCTAGAATCGAGCGAGGCGGCGGTTGCGTTGACACGAGACCGTGTGTATGCGGCTGTGGGTGTGCATCCGTACCATCCCGAGTATGTCACGGAAGAGGGCATTGCGAAATTGCGGGAAATGGGGAGCCGTTCCGGTGTGGTGGCCATCGGAGAGATTGGCCTCGATTACTACAAGTACAACACGGCTCCGCGTGAAGCGCAGCAGAACGCGTTTCGCGCTCAATTGGACCTTGCCGTGGAACTGAATCTGCCGGTGGTTATTCACAACCGTGATGCCGAAGACGATATGGCGGCGACGTTGGACGAGTATGCGCGACAGTTGCCGGGCGGCATCATGCATTGCTTCTCGGGCGATGCGGCGTTTGCCGAAACGTGTGTGGCCTGGGGCTTTCACGTATCGTTTGCTGGGAACGTAACCTTTCCAAAGGCTGGGTCGTTGCGTGAAGCGGCGCTGGCCGTGCCGATGAATCGCTTATTGATTGAAACGGATAGCCCGTATCTAGCGCCGCAACCGGTGCGCGGCAAGCGGTGCGAGCCTGCCTTTGTGCGGTACACTGCGGAGACTCTGGCGGCGCTGAAGGGACTGACGTTTGAGGAATTCTGCGAGCAGACCACGCGAAATGCGTCTGAACTGTTTCGAGTTATGCCGCGCTGA
- a CDS encoding ABC transporter ATP-binding protein/permease, whose translation MHGVDDTGEYNPRHLSDAQGRTWPIYNRLLGYVMRYKFRLATSIVFAFFVAGSFGGVIIGTGTIVKYVFESNDAKVAGDLAHVQKNVSQRADKIDAFIGGKYANRLAGDINGLIATRLAYLRENPMRAMTWVCVLVMSLTILGGIARFLQEYLSASIATFVTIQLGKEMYANIIRLPLKFFEQRTSGEVVARLTNDIFMAGRGLTVVFMKLFREPFKALMFLGIALWQSVSLTLIGLCVLPPVAYVMIKVGQSVRRRARRSLEKVASLQTVAKETVTGISIVKGYSMEDYAIGVVNREYRKLERQGLKMMWADAAIGPLTEIVMMIGFVVFIYISAKQVKDGILELSELAVLYVALAGMLDPIRKITSVNNAVQSSVASAQRAFEFIDMKPEILDAPDAVELKPIKDGIRFDNVQFGYDGKTEVLHGVSFEVKKGEMVAIVGHSGAGKSTVVKLLPRFYDVTGGAIRFDGIDIRKVTQESLRAQIGIVTQEIILFNESVRANITAGRTTYSDDRIRSAAKAAHAEEFIERLPRGYDTPVGESGGLLSGGQRQRLAIARALMKDPSILILDEATSSLDTESERAIQRAIEEFVVGRTSIVIAHRLSTVQRADRIIVLDNGCVVEQGTHHELLQREGSVYRRLYEVQFASEEAAQAESVDATRPVEKATSPAPRVEPDVAY comes from the coding sequence ATGCATGGTGTTGACGATACGGGCGAATACAATCCGCGCCACCTGAGCGACGCGCAGGGCCGCACGTGGCCGATCTACAACCGGTTGCTTGGCTACGTGATGCGGTACAAGTTCCGGCTGGCGACCTCGATCGTATTCGCTTTTTTTGTTGCCGGTTCGTTCGGGGGCGTGATTATCGGCACGGGCACCATCGTTAAGTACGTGTTTGAATCCAATGATGCGAAGGTTGCAGGCGATCTTGCGCATGTTCAGAAGAATGTGAGCCAGCGCGCGGACAAGATTGATGCGTTCATTGGAGGCAAGTATGCCAACCGGCTGGCGGGTGACATCAATGGGTTGATCGCGACGAGGCTGGCCTATCTTCGAGAAAACCCCATGCGCGCCATGACGTGGGTGTGTGTATTGGTCATGTCGCTGACCATTCTGGGCGGCATTGCGCGGTTCTTGCAGGAGTACTTGTCGGCGTCGATTGCGACCTTTGTGACGATACAACTCGGCAAGGAGATGTACGCAAACATCATCCGTTTGCCGCTGAAGTTCTTTGAGCAGCGCACCTCGGGAGAAGTGGTGGCGCGACTGACCAACGATATTTTTATGGCGGGCCGCGGTTTGACGGTCGTGTTCATGAAGTTGTTTCGCGAGCCATTCAAGGCGCTCATGTTCCTGGGAATCGCCCTGTGGCAAAGCGTGTCGCTCACATTGATTGGACTGTGTGTGTTGCCGCCGGTCGCTTACGTGATGATTAAGGTTGGCCAAAGCGTGCGACGGCGCGCGCGACGGTCGTTGGAGAAGGTCGCATCGTTGCAGACGGTAGCGAAGGAGACCGTGACGGGGATTAGTATCGTCAAAGGGTATTCGATGGAAGATTACGCCATCGGTGTGGTGAATCGTGAATACCGGAAGCTGGAGCGTCAGGGTCTGAAGATGATGTGGGCCGACGCGGCCATTGGCCCGCTGACCGAAATCGTGATGATGATTGGTTTCGTGGTCTTCATTTATATCAGCGCCAAACAGGTTAAGGACGGCATCCTGGAACTGTCTGAGCTCGCTGTGTTGTACGTCGCGCTGGCGGGCATGCTCGATCCGATTCGCAAAATCACGTCGGTGAACAACGCGGTGCAGAGCAGTGTGGCCAGCGCACAACGCGCGTTCGAGTTCATTGACATGAAGCCCGAGATTCTGGATGCGCCGGACGCGGTCGAATTGAAACCGATTAAAGACGGCATCCGCTTTGACAACGTGCAGTTCGGATACGACGGCAAGACGGAAGTCCTGCACGGCGTGTCGTTTGAAGTGAAGAAGGGCGAGATGGTGGCGATCGTCGGCCACAGCGGCGCGGGCAAGAGTACAGTCGTGAAGTTGTTGCCGCGTTTCTACGACGTGACCGGCGGCGCGATCCGGTTCGATGGCATCGATATTCGGAAGGTGACACAAGAGAGCCTGCGCGCGCAGATCGGCATCGTGACGCAAGAGATCATCCTGTTTAACGAGTCTGTACGCGCGAACATTACCGCGGGCAGGACCACGTATTCGGATGACCGCATTCGCAGTGCCGCGAAGGCCGCGCACGCCGAGGAGTTCATTGAGCGGTTGCCGCGCGGATACGACACGCCCGTGGGCGAATCGGGTGGACTATTGTCGGGCGGGCAACGCCAGCGTCTGGCGATTGCGCGCGCGCTGATGAAGGACCCGTCCATTCTGATTCTTGACGAGGCCACCTCAAGTCTGGACACCGAGAGCGAGCGCGCGATTCAGAGGGCTATCGAGGAGTTTGTGGTGGGGCGCACGTCGATCGTGATTGCACACCGACTGTCTACGGTGCAGCGAGCGGATCGAATCATTGTGCTCGACAATGGGTGCGTAGTCGAGCAAGGGACGCACCACGAACTGTTGCAGCGCGAAGGCAGCGTCTACCGCCGTCTGTACGAAGTGCAGTTTGCGAGCGAAGAAGCCGCGCAGGCCGAGAGTGTAGACGCGACTCGTCCAGTCGAGAAGGCAACGAGTCCTGCACCTCGTGTTGAGCCGGACGTCGCGTATTGA
- a CDS encoding Dabb family protein, translated as MKKLLATLLAFSLVLVVGMAVVHAADKPEGAKVLRHVVLFKFKADATPEQVKSVEEAFAAMKGKLPLIQDFEWGTDVSTENLQQGFTHCFFVTFKSEADRDAYLPHPVHKEFVKLAGTCLEKALVVDYWARD; from the coding sequence ATGAAGAAGCTGCTTGCAACGTTACTCGCGTTCTCGCTCGTTCTGGTGGTGGGCATGGCGGTGGTCCACGCCGCGGACAAGCCGGAAGGAGCCAAGGTCCTTCGTCATGTCGTGCTCTTCAAGTTCAAGGCCGACGCCACGCCGGAACAGGTCAAGAGCGTAGAAGAAGCCTTCGCCGCCATGAAGGGCAAGCTGCCGCTGATCCAGGACTTCGAATGGGGCACGGATGTCAGCACGGAAAATCTGCAACAAGGATTCACGCACTGCTTCTTCGTGACCTTCAAGAGCGAAGCCGACCGCGACGCCTACCTGCCGCACCCCGTACACAAGGAATTCGTCAAACTTGCCGGCACCTGCCTTGAGAAGGCGCTGGTGGTGGACTACTGGGCCCGCGACTAG
- a CDS encoding GNAT family N-acetyltransferase, translating into MKSSIRFAIHRASLDDQYEWLRMRQLLWPQGSEDQHRAEMKSIMTAYDAVVMVCPRPGGGLQGFVEASIRRHAEGCETSPVGYIEGWYVDKDARGQGVGKALIRAIEEWSFARDCRELASDAVVSNAMGIAAHLHVGFEETEHVVHFRKRIEPVP; encoded by the coding sequence ATGAAGAGTTCCATCAGATTCGCAATTCACCGCGCGTCGCTCGACGACCAATACGAGTGGCTGCGCATGCGGCAGCTTCTATGGCCGCAAGGCTCTGAAGACCAGCACCGTGCCGAAATGAAGTCCATCATGACCGCATACGACGCTGTCGTCATGGTCTGCCCACGCCCGGGTGGAGGCCTTCAAGGTTTCGTTGAAGCCTCCATCCGCCGCCATGCCGAAGGCTGCGAAACCAGCCCCGTTGGGTACATCGAAGGCTGGTATGTAGACAAGGACGCCCGCGGCCAGGGCGTCGGCAAAGCCCTGATCCGGGCCATCGAAGAATGGTCGTTCGCCCGGGATTGCCGCGAATTGGCATCCGATGCCGTGGTCAGCAATGCTATGGGTATCGCCGCCCACCTGCATGTCGGTTTCGAAGAAACGGAACATGTTGTCCATTTTCGGAAAAGAATCGAACCAGTCCCGTAG